In the genome of Montipora foliosa isolate CH-2021 chromosome 3, ASM3666993v2, whole genome shotgun sequence, one region contains:
- the LOC137996728 gene encoding arginyl-tRNA--protein transferase 1-like isoform X2: MILNLSHIQVKLVLSDPNNVEFRQSLPQSAKLFFKYQEAIHKDPPEKCTEKRFRRFLVDSPLEHYTESGAPPMGFGSFHQQYFVDGKLIAVGVLDILPRCVSSVYFFYDPDYGFLSPGVYSALRELCFTRSLLKATPSIASYYMGFYIHSCPKMKYKGQYNPSFLVCPETFNWIPIERCVSKLDRAGYARLDDSNEEPPKGSTDDVLVLYKHQAMPYKVYKLMSKARDGEEVEEYAELVGPLVASRMLLYRSG, translated from the exons ATGATATTAAATTTATCACATATACAGGTTAAGCTGGTCCTGTCAGACCCAAATAATGTGGAATTCCGACAGTCTTTGCCACAAAGtgccaaattattttttaagtaTCAAGAAGCAATTCACAAAGACCCCCCTGAGAAATGCACAGAGAAAAGG TTCAGAAGATTTTTGGTGGATTCACCTCTAGAG CATTACACTGAATCAGGGGCCCCACCCATGGGATTTGGTTCATTTCATCAACAGTATTTTGTTGATG GTAAACTGATAGCTGTGGGAGTGCTTGATATTCTCCCTCGCTGTGTGTCTTCAGTGTATTTCTTCTATGATCCTGATTATGGCTTCCTATCCCCAGGTGTATATTCTGCTCTCAG GGAACTCTGTTTTACACGTTCACTTCTAAAAGCCACACCATCAATCGCGAGCTACTATATGGGTTTCTACATTCATTCCTGTCCTAAAATGAAATACAAG GGACAGTATAACCCTTCTTTCCTCGTGTGTCCAGAGACCTTTAACTGGATCCCAATTGAACGGTGTGTGTCGAAACTTGACCGCGCAGGATATGCCAGGCTGGATGACTCAAACGAAG AACCTCCCAAGGGAAGCACTGATGACGTTCTTGTTCTGTATAAGCATCAGGCGATGCCGTACAAG GTATATAAGCTTATGTCGAAGGCACGTGACGGTGAAGAGGTCGAAGAATATGCAGAACTTGTGGGACCGCTGGTGGCATCAAGGATGCTTTTGTACAGATCTGGATGA
- the LOC137996728 gene encoding arginyl-tRNA--protein transferase 1-like isoform X1, translating into MILNLSHIQVKLVLSDPNNVEFRQSLPQSAKLFFKYQEAIHKDPPEKCTEKRVKLVRVNMDSQGFQETFKQTCDLFAKYQIAIHRDSPGDCGKSQFRRFLVDSPLEHYTESGAPPMGFGSFHQQYFVDGKLIAVGVLDILPRCVSSVYFFYDPDYGFLSPGVYSALRELCFTRSLLKATPSIASYYMGFYIHSCPKMKYKGQYNPSFLVCPETFNWIPIERCVSKLDRAGYARLDDSNEEPPKGSTDDVLVLYKHQAMPYKVYKLMSKARDGEEVEEYAELVGPLVASRMLLYRSG; encoded by the exons ATGATATTAAATTTATCACATATACAGGTTAAGCTGGTCCTGTCAGACCCAAATAATGTGGAATTCCGACAGTCTTTGCCACAAAGtgccaaattattttttaagtaTCAAGAAGCAATTCACAAAGACCCCCCTGAGAAATGCACAGAGAAAAGG GTGAAATTGGTAAGAGTCAACATGGACTCTCAAGGATTCCAAGAAACATTCAAGCAGACTTGTGATTTATTTGCAAAATATCAAATTGCTATCCACAGAGATTCTCCTGGTGACTGTGGCAAATCGCAG TTCAGAAGATTTTTGGTGGATTCACCTCTAGAG CATTACACTGAATCAGGGGCCCCACCCATGGGATTTGGTTCATTTCATCAACAGTATTTTGTTGATG GTAAACTGATAGCTGTGGGAGTGCTTGATATTCTCCCTCGCTGTGTGTCTTCAGTGTATTTCTTCTATGATCCTGATTATGGCTTCCTATCCCCAGGTGTATATTCTGCTCTCAG GGAACTCTGTTTTACACGTTCACTTCTAAAAGCCACACCATCAATCGCGAGCTACTATATGGGTTTCTACATTCATTCCTGTCCTAAAATGAAATACAAG GGACAGTATAACCCTTCTTTCCTCGTGTGTCCAGAGACCTTTAACTGGATCCCAATTGAACGGTGTGTGTCGAAACTTGACCGCGCAGGATATGCCAGGCTGGATGACTCAAACGAAG AACCTCCCAAGGGAAGCACTGATGACGTTCTTGTTCTGTATAAGCATCAGGCGATGCCGTACAAG GTATATAAGCTTATGTCGAAGGCACGTGACGGTGAAGAGGTCGAAGAATATGCAGAACTTGTGGGACCGCTGGTGGCATCAAGGATGCTTTTGTACAGATCTGGATGA